GAACATTTAGTACACTTTTCAGGAATACAAAAAGCCTTAATTTCCGCCTGACAAAGGCACATTTTCTTGATAGACCGTTCTCCTTTAGAATAAGTTCTCCGGGCCCTCAGGCCTTCACATTTACCCATCCCATATGAAGGAGCACGTACATCTTGAGTTAATGTAACAATGTGCCAATAATGGAAAGTGGAGCAGTGATAACATTGTCCTACAGCTCCAGTGTTtaaagaggaaacagctgacaACCCCTACCTCTTCTGCACACCAATGAGACACAGCTGAAACGATTAAGTTGTCTCCAGATTCCCAGCAGCTACAGGCAGCTTTCCTAACTTCCATTCTTAACTTTTACAGGGACTTGTCTCCAcataacctttttttaattcaaatagGTTTTTAATGAATCAATCTATGAAACGTTCAGACAACTTCCAGAGCAGTGCGCATCACAGAGGCTGTCCTTATTAAGGTAGAGAATCCTGCTCTCTTGGCAGCATGAAAGCTCTCTTATAATCCCTGTGGGTTCggttttcagtttttgctgACATCTTATTTGATCAGGTAAGATCCTGGGCTGGCTTTAACACTTGTTGGTTCAGTTCTTGTCTGTCTCACATTCATATTCAAGACATCTTCATCAGACATGATCAGTGGGGCTCAGCAGAGTTCAGTTCAAGGTCTCTCCTTTTGCTTTGATGGCTTCCAATtagccatcatcatcatctctacACTCTCTCTTGATTCAAAAAAGCAAACTGTCAGAGAACCACAAGGGttaaaaaagtgtcaaaaataTGACTAAGTAaaattatacatacatttacatgtttgcaCTGCATGCTATGGGTCAACGACTTATCAAATCTGatattcaacatattttttttttcttttttaaatgtatgaaaccactttttatgttattttcgGTTTCAAATTATTCTACTTTGTCTCTGGTGCAGCATGTAATcgacaaagtaactagtaagtAAAGTTATCAATAAATATATTGGAGTGAAGTATACACTGGCCTCCATAAAATGGAACTATAATTACCCCAACATTGTAGTTGAGTAATGttcttagttacattccatcactgcaagTGTGAGTCAGCTGTAGCgaatataaaaaaatgcattgttgtTGCAATGCACTGTATTTGGGAATTAGTTTTTGTGTTCCTGGGCTTGTACCTTCGACTGAACCCAATAATGATGATTCAACCATTTTATGTGTCAGTGCTCTCACAACAAAATTCTGCTTGTCCAAATTCTTGCAggtacacactacaggatttttCAAACCTTCACAGATAAGGAGACCACACACTTGATGATAACAAAAGACAGATCGCAcaagatctctctctctgctgatcttATTGTGCTTGGTGTTCTCCATAgtgcacaccacacactaaCAGATTCTTCAGCAGAGTATCAGGTTCTTCACGCTCAATATTACAAATCTCGCGTGGTCAAACGTGACttcaatgtaaacaaacatggcggACGAAGCGGAAGATGCAGTGGTAGTTGTTTttaggctgaaaaaaaacaaaaccaaaaccaaaacaaaacgaCTATGGAAAAAGTCATGGAGACGGCGAGAGTGTGGGCTGTATGCGTTACAGCGCGAGTTGGAGGTGAGTAAAAACTGTCACAAGTATTACAGATAGCTCCGAGAGCAGCGCGGTGCGCTCTGGCCCCCGGTACTGCgaatcaccatggcaacaggtaaataaaaggctgacagagaaacacagcctGGCGTCTTGATTGGCTGTTGGTTGGTACACGTGGCATCACACGCTGCGCATGCTCGGCTCCACTAGCAACACCccacacactacaggatttaTAGTTgcaaatattaaacatgttcattattTACGATCTCCCCTTCCGACGCCTTCCGAGCGGATCTGACCGAACAAAGTCTCTCTTAACACACCCCACACCACAGGACAATCAGACATGAAGTCCTTTGCAAACATCAGATAATCAGGCCTTTGCTGGCTTTGATCGTAAGGGGGATAATCGGGACAAAAATCGTCCCGATTATCCTGTAGAGTGTACCTGCCTTAACTCTATCTGAAACCCCACAAGGGTTCAGGTATTCAATGAATATTAAGTTCTTTGTTGTCTTAAAACAACATATACTGCGTTTATAAATGAGGTCTAAAGAATTGACTTTTCAACAGCTGTCACTGCTCTGTCTCTTAGTTCATATTCTGTTTGAAtatttgcataaaaaatgtTGCTCTGTTATGTAATTATCCTTAGAtgtttacattcaaaatgttgatcAAAAtacatctgtctttgtttaagATCAGAACACACGCTGTATATTTAGTTTAGTACTGAGCCTCTCATTCAGATGCCATGACTTCTTCTGTTTGTACCGTTCCTTCCTCATCTTTCAGCAATGAGTGCTGTGCAAGTAGTGTACAAATATTGACATTGACAAAATGTTTATTGTAATTTCCAAATTTCAATTTAGCTGGCTCTTTCAGACCGCTTCTCACACAGTAGTATATTGAATGTAGAACATGTCTTTCAATTATGGTGAAAAAGAACAAAGTATCAACATTTCAGCTGAATTAACTGCATTTTCAAATGGTGCTCACTAAGAAGAGTAGCCTCTTCATTATTTTGGCCATATGTCGTGGTGGCTGGTTGTTTTGTCCTTCATCACCACAAGAGACTCGTTTAAGGGCCTGTGTGAACATTTCTTTCGGCAGAAAAGTGTGGCTGTGCACTCAGAAGCGCTTGAAGCACGTCTGAAAAGTTGAGAGATTTCAACTATGGAGTAGCCACAAAAAAACTTCAGAGTGCACCTTTTCTTTAGACAACCTCCTACTGCTGCAGACACTTGCTCCTCATTTGAAACAattgaaaaaagacacagaaaaactaCTGTGTGGACACAGGGCCAAACATTACACGTTTCAAATAAACCCAGTCATATCAACCAAGTATCTACTGTAATTTCGGAACATGCATCATATAAGAACTGTGCTtacaccttgaaaaaaaaaagactccaaGTGTTTACCTGTAGATGAGAACCTCATCATCAGAGCAGTTGTACTGGAGCTGGTACATCTTCACTTTTGGGGCTGACTTGCTCACTGTCCACTTGACCAGCGCTGAGACAGCTGTAACCTCAGAGACGGACACAGTTCTTTCTGGTTGGCTCTTCGGAGCCCCTTTGCTGACCCTGGTGGTCCCTGTGATATCAGAGAGGCGTGACTTTGGTGGTGCTGGCTGCCCGGTGCCATTGCTAAGGTGAGGGAGCTGGACGATGGACACTTCCACAGAGGCGGTGGACTCTCCAGCCACGTTAGCGGCAATGCAGGTGAAAGTGCCGTAGTCCTTGGAGGTGGTTATGGTGATGCTTAGGGTACCATTGCTGTACACTGCAGTTCGGGAGGAATTCCCAAGCAGTCGATCATCAGGGGAGATCCAGTGGATGGTGGGAGAAGGGTCTCCAGTTGCTTCACACCTTAGGCTGGCCGTCTGGCCTTCCAAGACCAGCATTCTGTGGGTGTGCTGGGTGATCATAGGTGGCTGACACAcaaactcctcctccttcacatTCCAAAAGTAACGACCCTTCAAGGCAGGAGGGGATGCACAAGTCTCCAGGTCATCATCTCTCTCAAGCCGCCGCAGCCACAGCATCTCGCAGTTACAGTGCAATGGATTCCCGCCCAGGCTTAGGGACAGCTGGGGAGCATAAGGTGTAGTCATAATCATTGAGTCCTGGGCACGGGCAAAAATGGGGTCTGGGGGTAGCTTCTGCAAGCGATTTGAGGTCAGGTCCAATCTCGCCAGCCTTTCCAGGTCAGTGAAAGTTCCCTCTGGGATAAAGTCCAACAGATTGTGGTCCAGACTCAGCTGGTGCAGGTTAATCATCTGGCGGACTGAGTCCCAGGGCAGGGACATGAGGTTGTTATAGGAGAGATCTAGATCCTCCAAGGCAGGTGCCAGGTCCTCAAAGGCCTTTTCATGAATACGTCCAAGCTGGTTGTTGTTAACAATGAGGTGCTGCAGGTTGATCAAGCCTCGCAAGTCATCGGGGCCCAGCTCTGTCAAGCGGTTGTTGTCCAGGTGAATTGAGCGCAGTGTTTCCAAGTCACCAAAAGAGAAGGGCTGAATGTAGCTGATGGTGTTCCTGGAGAGGGTCAGATCCACCAGGTCAGTCATATTGGCAAAGTCCTGCTGCGTTATTCGAAGAATGTAGTTGCCTCCCAGACGAAGCTCCACCGTGCTTCGGTCAATGTCCGGAGGCACAAACAGGAGACCTTTGGAGGGACATAATGTCCCCAGGGACTCGGACAGATTCTGGCATACACAGTATTTAGGGCATGCATGGGTGATCATCACTGTGGCTCCCAGGACCAGCAGGTAGGAGATGATGTGGTCCATGGTAGAGTCATACAAATGAACCTAtgtgagaaacagaaatatttaaattagGTTATGGTAATACTCATTAACATTATCATCTTTAAAACTTAATTATCAATTCAACCCAGCACCACTGAAAGACCACAGGAGGCAGTCAGGCACAAGAGATCTGAGATGGAGCCACAGGCCAGACTATGTCCGACCCAGAATGATAACATTTGTAAATCATTTTCCAAAAACATCTGTTAAATGGGATCACTTTAAACATCCGTCTGCCTCATTTGAAATAATTATTTGAAGCCCTCAGGAATCATTAAACTTTTATCTTATCTTCCTGTGGCAGACTCTCAGGGGGGTCTGCAGTAACTgcacacatctgtttttttttcttttttttgacataGTAAAGCTGGTTTGATGTGCACTTGTGGCCTGAAGGGTGCCGACTACCCACTCTGGTGCCtccatgtttgaaaaaacacagtgaaagtgtgCTCTTAGATGCCCCCCTGGATGCCCCTATGGTAGATGAGTTTAGTCAGCCACAAAATGGTAGATTCTCTTGGGTTACAGCTTAATAGAAAGTCTATATATTGTGTTCGCTGccacagaggagaaataaaacCTCTCTGTTGATGCATGTTATTACGGGGTCTTCTAGCACTATTAACAGCTGAGTCGGCCTGGACTGTGACAAGCTAGGTCCCAGCTACAAGCCAGGCTATTCAAGTATATCAAAATAGCCTAAAGGCAGGTGAAGTTGaagctgttttttctctttcctcctcagtcAGACTAAGGCGTCGCTGAgtggtttcattttcagtgcatCATGCCAGCTCACCAGAGCCCTCGAACTGGCTCATCTAAATGAATTGCAGCCATAATCAATGTTATTTATCAAATATTGCACCTGTGCATTTCTTAATTTGACAAGTCAGGATGTCTGCCATGAAAATAGCCCATCACAGAACCAAGCTTCCCTGGTTGAGGCAACAACTGTGTATGTATTATGGAAGTGAGTCACATGAGTGATCAcataatgttttgttgtcttttgcaATTTTCAAAAAACTGAGAAGAAAACACTACCAACACTACCCAGTGATTCTGAATGACCCTTGACTTAATAGCCTGACCACTTTATTGTTAGTTTAATCGAAACTAAAGAAACTAAAGAAACTAATGACAACTGATCATTcaaagcaaatgaaaataaagatttaaacagAAAGTAACTGCTCTATGTGATAACTGATAAAGAATAGGACTA
This region of Acanthopagrus latus isolate v.2019 chromosome 22, fAcaLat1.1, whole genome shotgun sequence genomic DNA includes:
- the lrfn2b gene encoding leucine-rich repeat and fibronectin type-III domain-containing protein 2, producing the protein MDHIISYLLVLGATVMITHACPKYCVCQNLSESLGTLCPSKGLLFVPPDIDRSTVELRLGGNYILRITQQDFANMTDLVDLTLSRNTISYIQPFSFGDLETLRSIHLDNNRLTELGPDDLRGLINLQHLIVNNNQLGRIHEKAFEDLAPALEDLDLSYNNLMSLPWDSVRQMINLHQLSLDHNLLDFIPEGTFTDLERLARLDLTSNRLQKLPPDPIFARAQDSMIMTTPYAPQLSLSLGGNPLHCNCEMLWLRRLERDDDLETCASPPALKGRYFWNVKEEEFVCQPPMITQHTHRMLVLEGQTASLRCEATGDPSPTIHWISPDDRLLGNSSRTAVYSNGTLSITITTSKDYGTFTCIAANVAGESTASVEVSIVQLPHLSNGTGQPAPPKSRLSDITGTTRVSKGAPKSQPERTVSVSEVTAVSALVKWTVSKSAPKVKMYQLQYNCSDDEVLIYRMIPASSKAFLVTNLVSGTRYDLCVLAAWDDTATTLTATNVVGCTHFFTQDDYPQCQSIPSQLLGGTMILVVGGIIVATLLVFIVILMVRYKAADTEALAGKLTSVSDTHSQTNGGRLGQNGLLMPQSQPQCEQTVKAKVTLQDEVVEFKCGSLQSSLTSSSSSSSSGSMAEGSYSPNSTLAKIWRSAPSKPRTNLDHLLGAFTSLELRGAQGCDLGASGSAAMTAAKPHTDREPLLGRTLDSSLSRLLMLPLDSKPRRSQSFDMGDVTGTGASQLCNKPRRISSIWTKRSLSVNGMLLQCEEEEGDTGGSKGTIDSADWVMESTV